In Papaver somniferum cultivar HN1 chromosome 9, ASM357369v1, whole genome shotgun sequence, the genomic stretch TATTCTCTCTCCCCTCTCTCCATTCTTTTTTTCccgatccccttactcttggtggagagggggtatttatagggttagattgtgggacccgtttctgagggccgttggaaccttatcttcttgtgctttgtgtccatcacgcggaggtcttcgttcattacttaaTCACGCAGAGcaatcctcgttcgttccacgggttgatcgaaacgtatactgctcagagtgtttaatgtgggtagttgagacgcatgctcgtgtcagacaagtgtcttctgccctgtcacatccatgtaaGTTAACCTTCTCTTcgccgttgatcttagcttcttttggggatgagataaagtaactcttcgggagttatttggtgctccgcagtacatcgtgttttcgatacatcttttaacttctgcccttagatttgttcgggcaaagatccgacgtcgacgagACGGGCTTCTTGACTGTGGGCGTgtatcatcatgttttgatgactttgtctgcatgctctccacgtgtcttcctgtatacacgtgtttgatgatgaaatatgtacacacaaaatGATACTCAAATCAATAACGCATCATGAACTTCACCCACTTAGAATCAATTTACAATCATTTGGGTGAGAAATAGTGTAAGATAAATTTTTATGCAAATTTAGACTAATAACCTGTTCTTCTAATACATAGAACAGATAAGTACTTGTAGATAATGCTATTTGATCATAGGCAACTGATTTTCTCCAATAATCAGCATGTCACAATAGTACATATTCATTAGCCAGTTTCAAGGCTTAGGATTGTCTGCGAAACCAGGAGTAGTAGTTCCTGCGAACAATTTGAGGCTTTGGTTTGAGCAACAGTTTTAGCCGCAACATTGAGCGCAGCACTGTGCACAAGAAGACCTACTTTCCCCAAAGTCACAACAACCTTTTGAACCACAGTGGATAAGAGATACTCCATATTTAGGGTCTTTTACTCCGTTTTTCTCAGTTTTATCCAGCTCTGTTGCAGGAACAAAACGGATATACAAAATTTATAGtataagaaaataatcaagatATTAAACCactaggaaataaatcaaaagaaaatagtaAGATTGTACACTGTAACACTAAcacaatgaaaaaacaaaaaacaaaactagACCTGTTTTTTCAGCCAAGTCTTTAACAGCTGAAACTTCAGAAGATGTTAGAACGGCAATAGTAAGAGCCAGCCAGATGAAAACCTTAACATTTTTTGTACCCATTTTCAAGCAGTCAGACTATTTTAACTTAGCTAGTTGGAGAAAATGTATGTACTAGAGGAGAGAAGGGTGAGGAAACTATGTCATTTTTGAAGCCCAATCTatagaagagagaagaagaaagacattAAAGTGAGTACCCTACTAGCTAATTAAAGTCCAATGACATCAACTGAGGAGTATTATTGCAAGATGATAAAATGCAGTTAAAATGGGGTCCCAAAACAATGTCAAGTACTTGTTTCTATAATAGAGAATAGAGGTGGCTTAGCTTAATCACTCTATTTAGCGGGTCTAGTAGTGTTTTGACAGGAATAAGGAACAAATTTGGATTAGATTTACTTTGGTCCAGTGTTTTGTGTCGAGTACAAGGTTCTGACAGGCACCCTTTACCATAGTAGGGATCACCAGCATGCACCACAGTGTCAGTAATTGCAACCTAAATTTTCCGCACAACCACAATTCTGAAATGAAGTGGACTGTATAGAAAAAATGACGGCAATTGCAATTACCAATGCCAGCAGTGAATTTTTCACCCGAGATACTGTTAAAATTGTGAATTACTCACTAATAGAGTGAGTACTCCACCCTTGACTTCACCCCATGATGTGCCGACTGTGTTATGGCTGTGAAAATGCAGTAATGCAACACTATAATGCTTGAGAAAAGTCTCATAGTTTACACTGTCAACGAATGCAATAATGTCTATAACCTGACAAGAAAAAATGTTCTGGAAATCAATTAAAACTTTCAGAAGTCGACATAGTTGAGCAGGTCTTATTACTGTTGAGCTTGAAAGACTGAAATGCTATGTCAAATAAGCAACACCTCaagatcacaagaaaaattaaagGATAGAGCCTTTCAGAATGCAATGAAATGTGATGCATCAGAGTAGTCCTCTAGAAAGTTATGAATTTCAAACTATCACATGACATGGCCATATCCTTACTCAAACCAACCATTGGGATATTATGCGCTCCAATTTCATTAGTATGGTTAGAAGTTCTTCACTCGTATGGTCATTTCCTTGTTCAATTCAACCGTACTAACATAGCTGGTattccagaaaaaaaaaaaacttctggcTGCATAATTTCGCCAGTTTAGACAAATTGACCTGTGCTAGGTGCAGTTTAAAACACATCCAGTATTTGTAACCAGCGGGGATTGAAACTGCAATCTCCCACCATGTTTTATACTTTATCCACGTGGATGCTTTACAAGTTTCAACTTCTCTATGTTAAATACTGAACAAATCTTATTGGTTAACTATAAAGTACACGGATCGCTATTTTTGTGTAAAGTATAAACTAACAGCCGTTAGATTATAATCTAAAGAGAACCGAAATGCCAAAAGTCAATAGAAACatattgaacgaatcttattgGTTAATAATGAAGCACTCGGATCCCTGGTTTATGAACTAACAACCGTTGATTAAAATCTAAAGAGTATTGAATACCAAAAGTCTAGATAGAAATCCATTTCTGGAGTTGAGTATAAATAACCAGCGAACCAGACCAGTTTGATTCACAAATTCGATTCACAGAAATTCTCTCactttcaaaaccctagtttcagaTTCATTTTTGGTTATCAATCAATGGAAGGAACTGCAAGTGTAAATGTTGTTAGCAAGGGAGGAAGAAAGGGTGGTGACAGAAAGAAAGCCGTAACTAAATCTGCTAAAGCCGGATTACAATTCCCAGTCGGAAGAATCACTCGTTTCTTGAAGAAAGGTCGATACTCTCAGCGTCTTGGTTCTGGTGCTCCCGTTTACATGGCTGCTGTTCTTGAGTATCTCGCTGCTGAGGTAAAAAAAACCCCTAATTTTCACTAGTTTTTTTCACCTTGAATCTGGGTTTtgtaattgattttgattttcagtaGTCTCGTTCTTCATTTTGAATCTGGGTTTGTAATGGATTTTGATTCTAATTTGGTGTTTTTTAATTTTGAAATGGATTTTTAGGTattggaattggctggaaatgctGCAAGAGACAACAAGAAATCGAGAATTATCCCAAGACATTTGTGTTTAGCAATAAGGAATGATGAAGAATTGGGAAAATTACTTGCTGGTGTTACAATTGCTAGTGGTGGTGTCCTTCCTAACATTAACCCCATCTTGTTACCAAAGAAGAGCGGAAAGGCTGAGGCAGAGACCCCTAAATTTCCAGGAAAGTCTGTTGCTTCTAAATCTCCAAAGAAGTAAAAAAATAGGATCTAGTTACTTAGTAGTAGTGCTCATAACTTATTTGGGTTTAATACTGAATgtgtaaataaaataaaatgtaggGTTCAACTTTTTGGATTGTAATGTGTAGTGAAACATTCGTCTTCTTCAATACATGTTTACCATTCTTGAAAGTAATCAAATTCGAAGTTTTTATTTTCAGACTAACTTTTAGACATTGTGCAAATTTGTACTGAGTTACCCATTGTGATTATTGACAATGTTTTCGTAGTGGATGAAGCGGTACATTGACTTTGAGCTTCTTTGCAATTCTGGCAAGGTACTGACCGTGGTAAATTGCCCGCTTCATCTCTAATTGCGAAGGTAGACGAGTACCATATGTAGCCTTAGTTCCAGATCCATATTAAGATTCACCCTTTACTTCATTCATTTCATAATTCATACATACCGTCTCCAAATGTGTACCCTAGGGGAACAATTGTGAGTCTGCAATAATAACACTATAATGCATAAACGCAATAATGTCCAAAACCTGACAAGAAAAAATGTATATTCTGTTTAGTAGGACCATCAGTAGGACAGCAGCAACTTGCGCAGCACAAAGTTCATTTGTAGTACTTCTGACAAGGAAAAATGCACTATATTCACTGGGATTGGTTCTCCATCAGCAAAAATAAAGGTGGTCTTGGACTTGAGTCCCTGGAACAGCTCAACAAGGCTTTTGTTACAGAACTCACATGGAGATTTCTTGCTGACCCTTCAGCGCTGTGGTGCAAACTTCTTCGAGCGAAATATTTCAAGAGTACAAATATCTGGGCTGCAAAGACCCCTCAGAAATGCTCCTCATCATGGCAGGTATTGTTGAGCTCTAGAAGTATACTCAAAGAGGGATGCTTATGGCTCGTTGGTGATTTTTCTTTTATacttatttttggactttgtgGTTTGGTTTAGTTACTGATCACGAAATGTTCTCATCCGAAGCTACTTTTTTTGTTGATACTGGAGCGCAGGTCTGTTCTTGTCACGTAGCTATCGTTGTTATCCTCGCAATTCAGATTGTATATGATATTTACAGCAAAGTCAATGAGCTTCTGATTCCCAAAGAAGGCACTTGGAATATCCCCTTACTCCATGAGCTTTATTACTCCTACGAAGCTGAGCAAATCCTGAAATTGCACATCACAAAAGGTGCCAGAACCTGACAAATTAGTATGATGTCACACCACACATGGTGAATTCACATCTCAGTCCTGTCAAAAACTAATGGTCTCAACTTCGGGTGAGTCCTCTTCTCTTAATGGGACGTCCTACCCATGGGTTAAGTTCTGGAGGAAGAAAAGATTAGCTCCAAAAATCCATATGTTTATTTGGAAGCTATTACATAATGGAGTGGGT encodes the following:
- the LOC113309792 gene encoding histone H2A.1-like, whose amino-acid sequence is MEGTASVNVVSKGGRKGGDRKKAVTKSAKAGLQFPVGRITRFLKKGRYSQRLGSGAPVYMAAVLEYLAAEVLELAGNAARDNKKSRIIPRHLCLAIRNDEELGKLLAGVTIASGGVLPNINPILLPKKSGKAEAETPKFPGKSVASKSPKK